GTTTAAAATGCTggtacttaatttttttttaaaattgtattcaatctaatttttttcaatttggctatttatttgtatatattgaatttttcaGGTCGCAGAAGTGTCTGTTAAACCAAATTATGGTCCTTATTATGGAGTTGGAGgtttaaatagtatttttaatcCACGAGTTGATACCAATCTTCAAATCTCTATGTCTCATTTATGGGTTCAAAATGGTCCCATAGAATCCACTAACAAAATCTCATTAGGATGGCATGTGAGTTGAAATTTTCACAATTAGCATTttttatgtatgtatgtgtatgcatgtgttTGTGGGTGTGGGATGTGGGTGGGTGTGGGATGTGGGTGTGGGTGTGAGTGTGGGTGTGTGTGCGCATATGCATGTTTGTGTGCTTGTGTGGATAGGGGTGTGTGTACGTGTGTGTTGGTGCATACTTTGTGCATGTGTAATGCATGTGTGCTTGTGAGTATGTGTGCATGTATAAGTGTGACTTAATTGCCATTATTTTGAGAAAAggtaataatattataattaatccAATACATTCTTATCAGGTGAGTCCACAACTATACAATGATCATGCAACCCATTTTTATATCTCATGGACGGTAAGAACATATCATTACATTTTGtttatacttaatttatataaatgaaacaTAGATATACTCCCTTAATAAGTCTTTCTTATTCATTGaaggatatttttttttctctttatatataagATATAATTATGTCCTTATTATAGATccttaataaatttgaattaattactgtatcatattaatattattattcaaaatttgatatggtataaaaaatttacagtCAGACAACTACAAAAAGACAGGATGCTACAATATTCGATGTGCAGGTTTTGTTCAAACTAGCAAAGAAATATTCATCGGTCGAGCCATAGGTACTATCTCTCAATATGGAGGACGGCTTTGTGTGCTTGCCTTTTCCATTACTCAGGTGATAATAATTGTGTATATATTTCACtatgataaaaagataaaacttgATTTAACTCACATgggattaatatatttttatttctagaatatacttttttaactaaattcatatagtgaaaaaaaaaacgtaataTTGGGCGATAGGCACAAATAACACTAGGCATGATACATAAATGTTTGTATGTTTTCAGGATCCTGTAACCAAAAATTGGTGGATAAGTATAGACAATAAGCCCATTGGATATTTTCCAGCAAAATTGTTCTCAAACATGAGCTCAGCTAATGAAGTAGGTTGGGGTGGAAGAACAAGAACTCATCCTGGTACTCAAAGTCCTCAAATGGGGTCTGGCCATTTTCCTCATGATGATAATCCTACGCACGCTTGTTACTATAAACAAATTTCGATTCaagataatgaaagaaaaactcaTGGAGTTAAAGTATATGAAGCTAATTCCTTCACCGACAAACCCAATTGTTATGATGTTAGATATTATGGATATAAAGGACCTCACTTTGGTGACATTCTCATGTTTGGAGGGCCAGGTGGTAATTGTGGAAATTAATTTGCTTTccaattaaactttaaataaagttaagaaaaaCTGTCATGATTTCGAATAAACtacttttataatattctttttgtAGTGGaagattaatattattgttactttttgtgacatcccaaaaatacagtcataactataaatttagaaaatcacatataataataattcaaacagttttccactaggaaattgaaaattttaaaactttcaaacgAACGAACGcgcaaggacgaacgtccttgagtacaaaACCAACATAACGGACGAATGTGCAAAAGCCGCACGTCACACATAAGAATTACAATAAGAAGTCGAGCGTACAAGAAACCTGgccgaacggtttacagaaacaattaccgaacggccgaaatcaatttaaatgaaaactagagatggtcgaacgaccactcattTCAACAACTAACTAGCCGAGtgtctcactgctcggtcttcacttcaacatcaaccaggttctcttcattcagcgcctcttccaaacgctcgtctccctctgctcacatccacacggatgatcatcgcaatgacaagacggacgtacaaggacaaaggacaacacaaggaaaacgaaagggtaagcttacgtaatttaactcatgcattaACATATAAGTTCCAGTCAACAGTTTATTCCACACATACATAGCAACATacgcattcatcatacatcacataatttaacgcacgtacaaaataaaactcaacacgactgactgtccggactgtatgaaatctgcgtagttacaggcgttcgcgcacccgggtggtgtggtaactggcatcctcatcagctgccacccgaggttagtacgctcgtccaaagtacctctaaggacgacgacctcctgccgttcccacacatgacgtgcgttctctacttgagaacgagcactcacggaacatcaggattgAACAGCCAACattaacttcccacagtcatacttaACAATTTCCAATAATtttccaagagtcgttcctaccGGGAACGCTCATTCAATATCCataactttcatttcatctcaaaTATTATTCACCATTCACTATTCAccaatccataatcattttcatcttgATAGGGAAatcatcaaaaccgaacgttctgtTCTCAAtaagaccgaggacgaacgctgtcagtgagaccaaaagacgctcgttcAAATCAAAGTACGAACGGCAGAATTTCAATAACGTACGGGAATACATAATctactgttcattggacgaacgctattcaGTGGGGAaaagaacgagcgctcaaaatgataccgagcactattaggacgaatgctcgaggccgagcactatttggacgaacgctcagttggagaccgagcactattaggacgaacgctcgaggccgagcactatttagacgaacgctcagttgaagaccgagcactattaggacgaacgctcggtatgagaccgaacgccactttgagcgtacgttcagtgtaagaccgaacgccttCCAGTACGATCgtccggtgtaagaccgaacgctattctgAGCGAAcgtctggtgtaagaccgaacgttcaataactcagattgaaaatcttgaaaaataaactaaagtaAGTTTGGAGCAGTAATACGAACGGGGAAAAGTTCACTGTTACATATTCATACAAGTACACAGAAAGAAAGAAGTTCATCAAACGTACAGGATTCAACAGtgaaaaaccgaacgctcaaacagtgAGGACGTTCGTTCTCGACCAGGATTCTACCCAGATGACAGTATCCCATTTCAATGATTTTTGCCAacagaaccgaacggtcaatgaccgttcagaaCGAACGCACAACATCTCATGGAAGGTTCATTTCTCATAAAATCAAATCATCTCATTCGTTCATATAAACCCAAACTctcaatttcatatatttcattttatccaACATCTCATGCATAATATGTAACTCAGTCAtatatcattctcattccataaaaacgaacgttcaacataaatcaagcataacagcttcatataatcaaaataacgaacgttcatgcaagtCACCCTAGAAACATcatacagtaaaataacgaacgttcataccatcatttcatacatcatgcatTTCTTTCATACagccaaataacgaacgttcaacatagcatacatcaaaccagttaaattaaataagcttcccttacccggaaatggacgaacgttcactgaCGCACACACAGACGCTTCTCCACTCAAGTTCCACTAACCagcgctcgttaatccactgtACGAGCGAACGAACCCCAACACCAAACTCAGAATCACGCTACTGAGATTCACTAACCGAACGTTCTCCTCTGGAAGCTCTTGTCGCCGAGCGTCCTTCCACGTTGCCGGAACCAGAATTGGAGGAGGTGCAGTGGTGGTTCCTTAGAGAGATAAGGGTGCAGagagtgtagagagaaggaggagagaactTAGGTTTCTCAGAAATGCAGAAGAGAGGTGCGTGCAGGGCAAGTGGGGAATAAGTTCAGAATTTCCACTTGCCAGCGCACGTTCGCACACCACCAGCGCACCCCATTCCGCCAACGCACGTCTGCACTCTGCCTGAGCACTCTACTACGCCTCTGACAACCCACGCCGGACGGTCGACCACTGCACTGttgccacgcgtcttccacCATCGCGGACGCACGTTCTCTCTGACTGTAGATGCCGGACGTCAACTCTCAGGGAGACACGTGTAATCCACTACACCGGACGCACGTTCCCACTGTGCTCTGACTCAGTTGGGCGTGCGACAGCTGGCGTTCAGCAGAGGGTGTCGGGCACTGTTTGTCGGCCATGTGTACTGCTGAGGTGGCGTGCTCTCTTGCTGCCACGTGGACGCCACGTGGACGCACGTTTTTCGAGGCCTGACACTTTTCatcttttaatttagttttgaaataaGTTGCAAAACTTTTGTTTATAGGTAGACAACTATATCAATATTTCTTTGTTCATAATCAACGaattttactaaatattaaatatacatGGAGTTTTATGTATGTAACATTACTTCAC
The Vigna angularis cultivar LongXiaoDou No.4 chromosome 5, ASM1680809v1, whole genome shotgun sequence genome window above contains:
- the LOC128196614 gene encoding uncharacterized protein LOC128196614; this encodes MFGLGKHECPTGTVPILRTTKDDLIREKSLLNDHILLQDLPGVHVAEVSVKPNYGPYYGVGGLNSIFNPRVDTNLQISMSHLWVQNGPIESTNKISLGWHVSPQLYNDHATHFYISWTSDNYKKTGCYNIRCAGFVQTSKEIFIGRAIGTISQYGGRLCVLAFSITQDPVTKNWWISIDNKPIGYFPAKLFSNMSSANEVGWGGRTRTHPGTQSPQMGSGHFPHDDNPTHACYYKQISIQDNERKTHGVKVYEANSFTDKPNCYDVRYYGYKGPHFGDILMFGGPGGNCGN